In the genome of Triticum urartu cultivar G1812 chromosome 5, Tu2.1, whole genome shotgun sequence, one region contains:
- the LOC125509153 gene encoding receptor-like cytosolic serine/threonine-protein kinase RBK1 isoform X2, which yields MAQWNGMEQAATIAQLVGVDALGLISTIVQAAQTVQRNKETCQELVQDVQLINGLLRMLQNPEMMQREEIVNALNGLEGTLREAYSLVSSCQDCSTTYRIFMGWKHTDQFRRVKKKIAKHLRFYPMIFHADITCRLERISNGTLSTCSSQDQGGVLTSSTSHSNSEARTECSLRPVELERSQACRSAESIAVEEHQLTSHQEIAEPFARKQRFRWGHCLPWKMVETAPCIHELNGPGFSGFHFSQLLAATNNFAFRCKIRSCGCADVYKGRLDSGLEVMIKRFYQNNSHSSLAFENEVRFHAKLLHKNVAKLIGCCSERGEALLVYESLPNGCLSDVVTGTRVLLNWSERFKIILGIARGVAYLHDCCGIQIMHGDLNPQRILLDSYMTPKITDFAFAKVCSPDGRERHKRSLLGTRGYMDPGYVINRIYSVKSDVYSFGITLLEIITAKRPDALFKDAASQIADNGKINGDVPHDRSSIAW from the exons ATGGCGCAGTGGAACGGCATGGAGCAGGCAGCGACCATCGCGCAGCTGGTGGGAGTGGATGCGTTGGGGCTCATCTCGACGATTGTACAGGCAGCACAGACAGTTCAGCGCAACAAGGAGACCTGCCAGGAGCTTGTGCAGGATGTGCAGTTGATAAATGGCCTGCTACGGATGCTGCAAAACCCAGAGATGATGCAGCGAGAAGAGATTGTAAACGCACTCAATGGACTGGAGGGGACGCTCCGGGAGGCGTACAGCCTCGTCAGCTCCTGCCAGGACTGCAGCACCACATATCGCATATTCATGGGATGGAAACACACTGACCAGTTCCGACGTGTGAAGAAGAAGATTGCCAAGCACCTCCGCTTCTACCCTATGATCTTCCATGCTGACATAACTTGTCGTCTCGAAAGAATAAGCAATGGCACGCTGTCGACGTGCTCATCTCAG GACCAAGGAGGAGTGCTGACATCATCTACCAGCCACTCAAACTCTGAAGCTCG GACTGAATGTAGTTTACGGCCTGTTGAATTAGAAAGATCGCAGGCATGCAGGAGCGCTGAGTCCATTGCAGTTGAGGAACACCAGCTAACAA GTCACCAGGAAATTGCTGAACCTTTTGCCAGGAAGCAGAGGTTCCGGTGGGGTCACTGTTTGCCCTGGAAAATGGTAGAAACAGCTCCTTGTATTCATGAACTCAACGGACCAG GGTTTTCAGGTTTCCATTTCTCCCAATTATTGGCTGCTACAAATAATTTTGCATTCCGATGCAAAATTAGAAGTTGTGGATGCGCTGATGTGTATAAG GGACGATTGGACAGTGGACTTGAAGTCATGATCAAAAGATTTTATCAAAATAACTCCCATTCTTCACTCGCATTTGAAAATGAAGTCCGCTTTCATGCAAAGCTTCTACACAAAAACGTTGCTAAGCTCATTGGATGTTGCAGTGAAAGAGGAGAAGCACTTTTAGTCTATGAATCTCTGCCAAATGGGTGTTTGTCTGACGTGGTAACTG GAACAAGGGTGTTGCTCAACTGGTCTGAGCGCTTCAAAATAATTTTAGGGATAGCCCGTGGGGTGGCCTATCTACATGATTGCTGTGGGATACAAATTATGCATGGGGATTTAAATCCACAAAGGATTCTCTTAGATTCTTATATGACTCCTAAGATTACTGATTTTGCTTTTGCAAAAGTGTGTAGTCCGGATGGGCGTGAAAGACACAAGCGTAGTTTACTTGGTACAAG GGGTTATATGGATCCTGGATATGTTATTAACCGTATTTACTCAGTGAAGAGTGACGTGTATAGCTTTGGTATCACTCTTCTTGAGATAATTACTGCAAAGAGGCCCGATGCACTTTTCAAGGATGCAG CTTCTCAGATTGCCGACAATGGCAAAATCAATGGAGATGTACCACATGATAGATCCAGCATTGCATGGTGA
- the LOC125509153 gene encoding cysteine-rich receptor-like protein kinase 25 isoform X1 has protein sequence MAQWNGMEQAATIAQLVGVDALGLISTIVQAAQTVQRNKETCQELVQDVQLINGLLRMLQNPEMMQREEIVNALNGLEGTLREAYSLVSSCQDCSTTYRIFMGWKHTDQFRRVKKKIAKHLRFYPMIFHADITCRLERISNGTLSTCSSQDQGGVLTSSTSHSNSEARTECSLRPVELERSQACRSAESIAVEEHQLTSHQEIAEPFARKQRFRWGHCLPWKMVETAPCIHELNGPGFSGFHFSQLLAATNNFAFRCKIRSCGCADVYKGRLDSGLEVMIKRFYQNNSHSSLAFENEVRFHAKLLHKNVAKLIGCCSERGEALLVYESLPNGCLSDVVTGTRVLLNWSERFKIILGIARGVAYLHDCCGIQIMHGDLNPQRILLDSYMTPKITDFAFAKVCSPDGRERHKRSLLGTRGYMDPGYVINRIYSVKSDVYSFGITLLEIITAKRPDALFKDAGDLLRLPTMAKSMEMYHMIDPALHGESRMTEIMKCIQIALWCSRPNAGDRPSMWDVLLMLSCESATLRVPEPFQSQCDTQELCEGVLSDSEITEPR, from the exons ATGGCGCAGTGGAACGGCATGGAGCAGGCAGCGACCATCGCGCAGCTGGTGGGAGTGGATGCGTTGGGGCTCATCTCGACGATTGTACAGGCAGCACAGACAGTTCAGCGCAACAAGGAGACCTGCCAGGAGCTTGTGCAGGATGTGCAGTTGATAAATGGCCTGCTACGGATGCTGCAAAACCCAGAGATGATGCAGCGAGAAGAGATTGTAAACGCACTCAATGGACTGGAGGGGACGCTCCGGGAGGCGTACAGCCTCGTCAGCTCCTGCCAGGACTGCAGCACCACATATCGCATATTCATGGGATGGAAACACACTGACCAGTTCCGACGTGTGAAGAAGAAGATTGCCAAGCACCTCCGCTTCTACCCTATGATCTTCCATGCTGACATAACTTGTCGTCTCGAAAGAATAAGCAATGGCACGCTGTCGACGTGCTCATCTCAG GACCAAGGAGGAGTGCTGACATCATCTACCAGCCACTCAAACTCTGAAGCTCG GACTGAATGTAGTTTACGGCCTGTTGAATTAGAAAGATCGCAGGCATGCAGGAGCGCTGAGTCCATTGCAGTTGAGGAACACCAGCTAACAA GTCACCAGGAAATTGCTGAACCTTTTGCCAGGAAGCAGAGGTTCCGGTGGGGTCACTGTTTGCCCTGGAAAATGGTAGAAACAGCTCCTTGTATTCATGAACTCAACGGACCAG GGTTTTCAGGTTTCCATTTCTCCCAATTATTGGCTGCTACAAATAATTTTGCATTCCGATGCAAAATTAGAAGTTGTGGATGCGCTGATGTGTATAAG GGACGATTGGACAGTGGACTTGAAGTCATGATCAAAAGATTTTATCAAAATAACTCCCATTCTTCACTCGCATTTGAAAATGAAGTCCGCTTTCATGCAAAGCTTCTACACAAAAACGTTGCTAAGCTCATTGGATGTTGCAGTGAAAGAGGAGAAGCACTTTTAGTCTATGAATCTCTGCCAAATGGGTGTTTGTCTGACGTGGTAACTG GAACAAGGGTGTTGCTCAACTGGTCTGAGCGCTTCAAAATAATTTTAGGGATAGCCCGTGGGGTGGCCTATCTACATGATTGCTGTGGGATACAAATTATGCATGGGGATTTAAATCCACAAAGGATTCTCTTAGATTCTTATATGACTCCTAAGATTACTGATTTTGCTTTTGCAAAAGTGTGTAGTCCGGATGGGCGTGAAAGACACAAGCGTAGTTTACTTGGTACAAG GGGTTATATGGATCCTGGATATGTTATTAACCGTATTTACTCAGTGAAGAGTGACGTGTATAGCTTTGGTATCACTCTTCTTGAGATAATTACTGCAAAGAGGCCCGATGCACTTTTCAAGGATGCAGGTGAT CTTCTCAGATTGCCGACAATGGCAAAATCAATGGAGATGTACCACATGATAGATCCAGCATTGCATGGTGAATCAAGAATGACCGAGATAATGAAATGCATTCAGATCGCATTATGGTGCTCCAGGCCCAATGCGGGAGACCGGCCCAGCATGTGGGATGTTCTTCTGATGCTCAGCTGCGAGAGTGCAACCTTACGTGTGCCGGAGCCATTCCAGAGCCAGTGTGACACACAGGAGCTGTGTGAAGGGGTGCTATCGGATTCAGAGATAACTGAACCAAGATAG